The Brassica oleracea var. oleracea cultivar TO1000 chromosome C7, BOL, whole genome shotgun sequence sequence CGTCTAAGCCACTTCAAGTTATCCGACCGAAGGCTGAGATGTTGGATACACCTGAGGTTATTGATGTGGAATCAGATTTTTTGAATCGACTAGTTAAGCAAGAGAGGAGTGGTACTCATGTGAAGATGGAACCACCGGTTGAGGAAACAAAGGTGGGTGCTTTGAGTTTGAGTTTGCAAGTGAGAGAAGAGAAGCCTGTGTATGCGAAGAAGGTTAATACAGAGGTTGATGCAAGAAAGGTGAAAGTGGAAGATGGAGATTTCCCGGTGGAGAGAGACTGGTACTTGGTTGGGAGGTCTCTTGTCACCGCTACTTCCACTAGTAAAGGAAGGAGACTGGAAGATAACGAAGTTGTGAATTTCGCATTTCCCTCTACTGTCAACTTGAAAGTCCCAAACATTGTTCGTTTCTCTACCAAAAGATGTGGAGAAGTAATCCCTTTACTGCAAAGATATTTGTTAATACTTATGCTGAAGCTCAACTGAAGAGACTAATGGTTTTGATTTGTATCTTCTTAGATTGGAAGGCTTCCAATGGAATGGTCGAACTGGGCTGTGAGCCTTTTGAGATCTGGTAAAGTCAAAATGTTAGGCAGATGTGTAGCTGCGCCATCCTTTCTTCAAATGATGCAAGATATTATGCTATATGTTAGGTAATGATCGTCTTTGTCTCTTTTAGTTGTTTGTTTTGTGGGAAACTGATATGGCTTTTGGGCGGCAGTTTCTACATTCACAGCTCCATATTCACTGATGTTAGCAAATCCACTTGGCGGATTGGTTCTTCACCTAACATAGAGTCCACGCTTCATCCGCTTCTGCAGCTTTTCAGACACTTGACAATCAAACCTTACCAAAAGGCACGTACCACACTTTCATGTTCCAATACCTTTTTTGGTTTATGTTTCTCATTTTTTATATCTTCAAGCAGGCTGAGTTTACTCCTCAGGAACTTGACTCTCGCAAACGCTCCCTCAACTTGGAGGTATGTGTTCCTCTTCAGTTTCTTTGTTCATTTGGTGGGTAATCTAGAAACTTGATGGAAACTTGCTTTGATTGGTCAGAATGACTCGGATGAAAGAGCAGCATTGTTGGCCATAGCGAAAAGAAGAAAAGGTGCTCCACTGTGTCTCGAGCACAACAAAGATGAAGAAGATTCTCCTGAGTCATATATGAATCGGGTTGTTGGCGCTGCAGATTCATATAACCTGGAGGTTGGTGGAATATTTATAAAAATATTTTCTTGTCCTTAAAAAGCAAAACTAATTATAATAGTAACTTCTCTTGTCAATCTTTTAGGAAATGGAAGCTCCAAGTACACTCACCTGCGACCTGAGACCGTACCAGAAACAAGCACTCTACTGGATGTCAGAATTTGAAAAAGGAATTGATGTTGATAAAGCAGCTGAAACTCTCCATCCTTGCTGGGAGGCTTATCGAATCTGTGACGAGTATGTACTATCTCACATACTTACAACAAACTGTGATTTGTTCAAGTTTATTCATCTATAATAACGTTGATTTTTATGTGATTATATTAAGGAGGGCGCCTTCAATTTATGTGAACATCTTCAGCGGTGAAGCAACAATCCAGTTTCCAACAGCTACACAGATGGCAAGAGGCGGAGTATGTTTCTTGAACACGCTTAATCATCATTTTAACACATCTCTGTCTCTCTAGTGGCATGGATTGCGGCCAATATTCTCTGCATGTGGTTTTGATTAGAATATGTAACTTTTTGTTTGCAGATATTGGCAGATGCCATGGGACTTGGAAAAACTGTGATGACAATTGCACTAATACTTGCACGGCCAGGCCGAGGTAACCCAGAAATTGAAGACGACTTGGCGGCAGATGTTAATGGAGATACACCTAAGAGGAAGGAGAGTCATAAAGCACTAACGTGTGTGAAGGCCAAAGGAGGCACTCTTATTGTTTGCCCCATGGCATTGCTAAGCCAATGGAAGGTGAACTGCAGCTGTTTATTCTTAAGGTTCTTAGAATTTTTTTTCAGAAAAGTCTCATGGATTGTTTTCACTTTGTTCCAGGACGAGCTTGAGACTCATTCAATGCCTGACACTGTGTCTGTGTTAAGTTACTACGGAGGGGATAGGACGCAGGACGCAAAAGCTATAGCGAGTCATGATGTGGTCTTGACAACTTATGGTGTCTTAACCTCTGCTTACAAGCAGGTAAGAAAGTTTTCATGCATCACTTCAGTCCCAAAGGTGTGTTCTTTTCTATCAGTTTAGTTGAACTTAAATTCTGATGATATGCAGGATATGGCGAACAGTATTTTCCACAGAATTGATTGGTACAGGATTGTTCTTGATGAAGCTCACACTATCAAATCATGGAAAACACAAGCTGCTAAAGCTACGTTTGAGTTGTCTTCACACTGCAGATGGTGTCTGACAGGGACCCCTTTACAAGTAAGATATTAAAAGCAACTTCGAATAGATGATCTGAGCCTATACTCTTTTGGTACTTACTGGCTCTATCTATACAGAACAAGCTTGAAGATCTTTACAGTCTTCTATGCTTCCTTCATGTCGAACCATGGTGCAATTGGGCTTGGTATGATGAATTATCATCTGAAATCGTACTATATTTTGCTATTTAACTTTACAACTTAATGTATGTGTGTATGTATATACACAGGTGGAATAAGTTGATTCAGAAGCCATATGAAAATGGTGATCCACGAGGACTAAAGCTAATCAAGGCGATTTTGAGGCCATTGATGCTGAGAAGAACAAAGGAGACGAGGGACAAAGAAGGAAGGTAGATGTTTTTCACTGCTACAATCTTTTTTTCTTTTGCTTGTCCTATGCTTAACGTTCATCTAACTTTATCTGTAAACTTCCAGTCTAATTCTTGAACTTCCTCCAACCGATGTTCAAGTCATCGAATGTGAACAGTCTGAAGCAGAACGTGACTTCTATACTGCCCTTTTCAAGAGATCTAAAGTAAGTGTTATAGTTCCAGGCTTCAAGCACAATAAAAGCTTAATCATAATCTGTTTCAACGATTGATAATGTCTTGGTAAATGCATAACCTTCTGTCTTGTTTTGGAAACAGGTCCAGTTTGACCAGTTTGTGGCACAAGGAAGAGTTCTTCACAACTATGCAAACATCCTCGAGCTCCTCCTCCGTCTACGCCAATGTTGCAACCACCCTTTTCTAGTTATGAGGTACATTTGTAGTAGACTTATTTATTATCCCTTGGAAGTGGATTCTAATGCATTCTGAAAAATTGCAGCCGGGCAGATTCACAACAATACGCTGACTTAGACAGCCTCGCAAGGAGATTCCTTGACAAAAACCCTGACTCAGTTTCTCAAAAAGCTCCCTCTCGGGCATACATCGAAGAAGTTATCCAAGACATACGCGATGGCAACAGCAAAGAGTGCCCAATATGTCTGGAGTCTGCAGATGATCCCATTCTCACACCCTGTGCTCACAGAATGTGCCGTGAA is a genomic window containing:
- the LOC106306437 gene encoding putative SWI/SNF-related matrix-associated actin-dependent regulator of chromatin subfamily A member 3-like 3; its protein translation is MEMRRTEHEAAVSSSDDCKVVADTPDESYVVFRTSTGVRISSQLDGIICSNGSKSDLSDAMPVKDEVTGDGSVTLCDDVESESYRAASLEFRVKEEPSMDFENQGEEMVIDIVEKPVMVAQEEAQSVVEAVSRGSGNECVTVDVKQEPENLETEQSIIPTALILASKPLQVIRPKAEMLDTPEVIDVESDFLNRLVKQERSGTHVKMEPPVEETKVGALSLSLQVREEKPVYAKKVNTEVDARKVKVEDGDFPVERDWYLVGRSLVTATSTSKGRRLEDNEVVNFAFPSTVNLKVPNIVRFSTKRCGEIGRLPMEWSNWAVSLLRSGKVKMLGRCVAAPSFLQMMQDIMLYVSFYIHSSIFTDVSKSTWRIGSSPNIESTLHPLLQLFRHLTIKPYQKAEFTPQELDSRKRSLNLENDSDERAALLAIAKRRKGAPLCLEHNKDEEDSPESYMNRVVGAADSYNLEEMEAPSTLTCDLRPYQKQALYWMSEFEKGIDVDKAAETLHPCWEAYRICDERAPSIYVNIFSGEATIQFPTATQMARGGILADAMGLGKTVMTIALILARPGRGNPEIEDDLAADVNGDTPKRKESHKALTCVKAKGGTLIVCPMALLSQWKDELETHSMPDTVSVLSYYGGDRTQDAKAIASHDVVLTTYGVLTSAYKQDMANSIFHRIDWYRIVLDEAHTIKSWKTQAAKATFELSSHCRWCLTGTPLQNKLEDLYSLLCFLHVEPWCNWAWWNKLIQKPYENGDPRGLKLIKAILRPLMLRRTKETRDKEGSLILELPPTDVQVIECEQSEAERDFYTALFKRSKVQFDQFVAQGRVLHNYANILELLLRLRQCCNHPFLVMSRADSQQYADLDSLARRFLDKNPDSVSQKAPSRAYIEEVIQDIRDGNSKECPICLESADDPILTPCAHRMCRECLLTSWRSTSCGLCPICRTVLKKTELISCPTESIFRVDVVKNWKESSKVSELIKCLEKIRMSGTGEKSIVFSQWTSFLDLLEIPLRRRGIGFLRFDGKLAQKAREKVLKEFNETKQKTVLLMSLKAGGVGLNLTAASNVFLMDPWWNPAVEEQAIMRIHRIGQKRTVCVRRFIVKDTVEERMQQVQARKQRMIAGALTDEEVRSARLEELKMLFR